From the genome of Periplaneta americana isolate PAMFEO1 chromosome 17, P.americana_PAMFEO1_priV1, whole genome shotgun sequence:
tagtaaataaaaaattaataaaaaaatattccttctaATGTGTTCCAGATTTTTCCTCAAAGAATCATCTTTCAGATTGCTCTCTTgtgaaataatgaaaatgtacatatcagcttatGTCATAACaccacagaatattatgattaatgataacaataataattactgtaagacTACACAGAGTTTTCGAAAGAAGTAATTATATGTATAAGGCAAACAAAATGAGAAATGAACATGAAATTGAGCACAGTGAACTTTTTAAAATTGTCTTTTTGCTTGATCTAATTTCGCCTTCGCAATTTCCAGTTCCACTTTCAAGATTTCTCTTCTCAATTGGGATTCCTCTTCTTCCgcttcatattttcttcttctcccttctaATTCTTCTTCCTTAATTTGTAGTTCTGTTTCCtgtattttctgttttatttcacACACATTGGACATCTGCagcacttttttcttgtttttaactATTTGTGACGTTGCTATAGCTTGCTCACTTTCATACATATCATTCAGGTTTCTTTTTCGTTTTACAGAAGTCGTGGGTGTTGGGTTTGTTTCTACAATCATTTCCTGTGGTtcatatatatgtaggcctatgcttgCTTCACTTTCCTCTACCGGCACAGTAGTCTCTGGCACTGATGTGAGTGCCTCCAAGGGCAAGGAAATCGTACCTGAAAAAAAGGGGGAAATGTAAGGTACAAATACTAGGGTGGAAAAAATCATTCATTACCGTCGCGAGGAGTGACTTTGTGCtgttcgcgaaaaacgtatggaagtattctttaagaccgtgacaaggttttaaagtctacttccttacgtctagtagtctttaaaaccttgtgacagttttaaagactacttccttacgtttttttttatgaaatgcacgaatggcacaaagtcaccccgctcgatggtatttattaaattaaaatcaaaatcactgattttttatttaaatcacatttttttattcaatcagattttttttttaatttgtttacttaAATACTAATTTATTCTTAacaggagcttttttagtaaacaaggtatttttaataacaaatgacACCAATGACCAAACAGGAGTTAGATTTTCTccaattttaagttaaaaaaacatACTTGAAACAAAAGAAACCAGATACTTCCCCACTGAATGCTCTACCTATAATACACAAGCGTCATTATACCAAACAGACCCCTAGTTAATTGCATGTCTGCACCAGAGAGTGTAAAAAAtcatgattttattaaaaaataaaaaaacaatgattttttttaaattacaatcagatttatttgattgaaatataatttttttaaattgaagttcTTATTATATAAATCATTTGAAATTATTCTCGGATTGGTGTTTGCTTCAGTGTTTAAGAAGTACTCGTACCTAGGATGAATAATGAAGAAGCAATCTACTAGTACATGCTgtgttttaacaataattttaattgggATATGAtatattacaacatatttttgAACCAGTTCTTCTGTTTTATAGCTGAATGCAATAGAAGGAACTGTTTATAGCATAatagaattttataatttatttatctaaaatcCTCATTCTGATTTTCACTTGTTCAAGAAACAAAGGGACTAAGCTGATTTGACTTAATTTTCAGAGGTCTCAGTGGTTAGGTGATCCGTAACTAACGACCTCTTTTATTTAGATACTGAAGGTGCAACTACTGGATCTGTCTCTAAATTTTGATCTTCATTGTCAGATATTGGAGTAGGTCtcactaattttttttctttatttatattttatactcttacattttttaatatgtaaCTTCACTGCAGCAACAAATCCTTGCATTTCTAAACCATATGATTTGCATTTAGCTATCATGAATTTTCCACTGGAAGtggtaaaaattataaaaaaaaattaattctctcCAAACTGGATCAAGTTTTAGGCCTGggttactcattttaagttaaacAGCAACCTTCTTGCTACGCTTTCACAAGTAGAACTTAATAAACTCAAAGTGACTCTTCTCTAGCATAGCAAGTATCTACTAGATGTTGACtcaaaaatgacataaaacaaatggaaaagaaaaaacaacaatttaaatttgaacaaaatggactacaagaattagaaaactgattttaattatttacccaTTGGGTATGTCATTGTTAAATTGTTAACATATAGGATGTgtctgtaaattattatttaaaaaattaatcagtcttcttaatgtatccagctgtttgctgacaacataaagtccactatagtccactgtagtctattcagttgttgtttttcacgagaaatgaggggtattttgatcggtgttgattatagatgcctgttgctagtagccagagttgggatgtagtcagggatgtgtcttctgcaactggtaggcctactgatgattttaatttacttcttttgtggtttatttattttattttattaggttattttatgacgctttgtcaacagctttggttatttagcgtctgaatgagatgaaggtgataatgccggtgaaataagtccgggttccaacaccgaaagttacccagcatttgctcatattgggttgagggaaaaccccggaaaaaacctcaaccaggtaacttgtcccgactgggaatcgaaccctggccacctggtttctggctagacgtgctaaccgttactccacaggcgtggacttttgtggtttatggatggacagtatagaagaatgtgttccagatcttcatcatgattattacacacaGACaaataggattatcagaaatgtgaaatcggtgtaggtacaatttgagtgacaatgtgacctgttctggctcttgttaaaaatgtttgaacatgtctgggtaaggttttgtacatttccaggtctctcaagtgatatctctatccagtgcttttgctacagtaaagtctcatttcacaaacctatggatcaacaattggctctcttctgacaaaggaaaaattttacagccaaaaattaattatgaacgtaatttaaaaaatgattgactgatttttatcataaaaataatttgatttaaattaatgatttaagtCATTCCACCCTGACATATACTAACCGACAGGTAAAACGAAGCAGGCTTTTAGAGCGACTCTGATATAGCTTACAGAAGATACAGAAGAtctattatattaatttcataatctcataACCTCTAAAGTAATTAATTCATGATTTTCATCAGTGACTAGGTGTCACCTCTGCTTTTTACAGTTTCAATTGCAGAGAAAATCTACGATTTCCAACTGGTATAATTTGTATAGCACTTGGGTCAGTTATAATCAACTGTTACTACAATATATGTACTACAAGCAAAGAGTTAGTTGTGTCACACAATTAGACTGGAGTGGTTCAGTTGTCTCTTCATCGACAAAGTTATGGTCATAtagggcctacttacttacttactggctcttaaggaacccgtaggttcattgccgccctcacataagcccgccattggtccctatcctgagcaagattaatccagtctctatcatcatatcctacctccctcaaatccattttaatattatcttcccatctatgtctcggccttcccaaaggtctttttccctccgcctcccaactaacactctatatgcatttctggattcgcccatacgtgctacatgtcctgcccatctcaaacgtctggattttatgttcctaattatgtcaggtgaagtatacaatgcgtgcagctctgcgttgtgtaactttctccattctcctgtaacttcatccctcttagccccaaatattttcctaagaaccttattctcaaacacccttaatctctgttcctctctcaaagtgagagtccaagtttcacaaccatacagaacaaccggtaatataactgttttataaattctaactttcagactttttgacagaagactagatgacaaaagcttctcaaccgaataataacaggcatttcccatacttattctgcgtttaatttcctcccgagtgtcatttacatttgttactgttgctccaagatatttgaatttttccacctcttcgaaggataaatctccaatttttatagttccatttcgtacaatattctggtcacgagatataatcatatacttagtcttttcgggatttacttccaaccctatcactctacttgcttcaacaagaatttccgcgttttccctaattgtttgtggattatctcctaacatattcacgtcatccgcataggcaagaagctgatgtaatccgttcaattccaaaccctctgtgttatcctgaactttcctaatggcatattgtagagcgaaattaaaaagtaaaggtgatagtgcatctccctgctttagcccgcagtgaattggaaaaggaaatATAGGGCCtactatatttatatttcatgagtctggattaaaaaaaagaaaactaatattCAGGACTGTTGTTAGCTTTCAATAATGCAAACAACAGTTAAGTGATGTAATAGTTCTTGAACTAGAACAGAAAATAACATAGAAAATTGACTGACCTCTCATAAGTATGTTCAGGTTCTGTATATAATACTATGGCATAAAATTTGAGTTGTGACGATGTTGATATTAAACAGAAAAATAGGatattttcagcattattatttttttttttgtaatcaatATAAAGCTTCGAAGTATTGTATTATCACATAGCCGTACAACTCCTATAACTAAATGTGTGCATGCAACAATGCAATATTTATCTTACCATGGTAATTTGTATCACTGTCAAATTCGTTTGTCAGTGGTGTAATTCGGTCGGAAATAAGTCCGATGACCCTCTCACTTACTGTTCCAACCATTGCAGTAGAAGCAACACTACCACCGCcagttttatatatttcaacctgAAAATATCATAAGTAAGGTTAGGTTAGACGCATGGTCAATGATTTcgcgtttatattattttatttgtttcatcacAACTTACCTTTTCTGTACTTCCCTCTTTTCTTACTCTCCTCTTCAAACAGTCATATAAATTTCTCAATTGTTCAGAATTCCGTATACCGGAATCTGTTGGGTATTAAATTTGTGGCAGATTTTCCCCCAGCACTCATGTTTTGAAGTGTTCGTCACTGCATCGGccgttttattttcaatgacgTCTTTATATTCTGTAACGATGTCTAATAACAACATTTTCTCTCTTTCCGAAAAAGTTTTGCCTCTGTTTCTCcttttttccattttatattGCCTATTGCTTACAAAAACATACTACCGGTGCTCGTATTTCCTACCAAAAATACAGTATTACCATAGCAACATGAACGTTTCATAAGAGAATTATTTGCGTCAGCTATGATGGATCTGTCATTTTACATCTTTTCAGTTTATAGACGGAATACctaacagatcgttaaatatCATATTTGCAATGATCTATACTTTAAAGACTGCAATAGTTTAAGGATCCATTACTTAATGAGAGAATAGCAATTATAGAACAtatttcttgcaacccagcattagtGTCTCCACGGCAACTGAGCGGAACATTGGCATCGTGATTGTTCTAAGACTACAGTTTTCCTTTTAATGCTGTGGACAGAGCAGAacgttctgctatggaattagggagatatttcttgtggtatttaggtgatttttattgtgccatttatgTGAGCAAGTAGTAATAAACCTAATTGATTTGTTCTTGATCTAAatccaattaggcctatataatctgtaaggaagagacgtttcttttatccacccaaagactagactatttttcagaagtggtgtagagcaattccacggaGACAGAAAACTatatgctcgttcttatatctgtgacatccatttttctgcggttttgattgtaagagctgataaatttattattgccagtaaagagATAGGACTTCCACACAAGGACTGGAGACCAAAACCGTAtgccataacacatattttcccaaacttgcctcgatatcttaaaaaaagaaaagagaaaatatccaaccaAGAGGGCATTAATCCTTTCTCTAAACATTGAacccttaccaaataccatctggctttgaccaattccattgacgctaaataacccagtacttgatacagcatcgttaaatatccgagtaagAAAATAGTTGGATGTGgcacccgaaaatcagaagaacaccttagctTATCTTCCGCTTGTGTGCATTTATGTGCCATTACTCCATACCTGAATGCCCAAAAGTATGTatgaccgtaattccttccagtgaatcaaccccagaccagcatttcagctgtttagtgtgagtttttcaaagTCGATACATTTTCtagagtcataaactgtgatggAATCGAgggaagtgaaaatacaaaagaattcacaaggtgaatgaacgaccttCCAGATGTgctgaactcaaagactccctcctctgccctgtacaaaggatcCTAGCATTACATGATTTTAGGAAATATATTACGTAATTGGCAATacaaagaacacgtttgcctaagaaaggatccttgaattatttagagtgacaattcagaacactcataaaataaattaatcctTGTGGGAtagaagatttaaatatattctgacagaaaaatTTGAACAGGATTCTCTAGAGCgacattttggaattagaaaataattatcttgtgatgatcaccatagactttctacatctgaacatttttcaatctatgtgccggttaaaaaaCATGCTGTATTCAAGTGCTAATTGCGAACTtctaattgaatccaagcacctagtttctacttcattaaatatacatatttaattattaattattttatttttaataatcgcactttagtcgtaattaacgtaaaagttattgCGGTAACAAAggtacagtataattctactttgcatctaggctagaacttaatctggtttacaaatttattacatttgtttattacgtttccacatcataagaggtttctaatcgagcatatgagaaagtaatagatctcatggaaaagtcgccaatttaatattctccaataagtagcatacaactacttaatgcagtgctaccaaattgttttaattttacaaaacacaaaataacctaggtagcctatttcaaaagatcaaaacttacattagcatagatataatatcaaAGCTTAATTTATCagtctaagttgcacgtaatatttcttgttccactgaattacgtataaaccagatacaactgcaactaatgactaaatagtagatgAAAACTATTGGTGAACATAAactgtctcctttattatattacattctttcttgtgtataaaataaactataatttcaagccaatgcgtactttataatgccaaaaaaattttcagttttgcgcatttctggctgaagccggcagAATGTTCCATTTTTCGATTAAttcttatatttactattcagggttgtgttatataactcacaatttgttaatgttgtaatattacatttttaaacaagtaAGATATTGTAACAAAGTactctacaatacattcttatctaacaggttatttttaaaaaccgtTTGCATTC
Proteins encoded in this window:
- the LOC138693078 gene encoding uncharacterized protein isoform X4, with the protein product MDCKDNCDVMSVNKNEESSVLITIPVVKCETEERTLLDQHGTDIKEEYVDQSHALTSEIKIENDSMPVSFPVVKREPQEQSFFDQHVTDIKEEYVNQSPDLISQIKHEEDLVPISIPVSRHEPEVEIYKTGGGSVASTAMVGTVSERVIGLISDRITPLTNEFDSDTNYHGTISLPLEALTSVPETTVPVEESEASIGLHIYEPQEMIVETNPTPTTSVKRKRNLNDMYESEQAIATSQIVKNKKKVLQMSNVCEIKQKIQETELQIKEEELEGRRRKYEAEEEESQLRREILKVELEIAKAKLDQAKRQF